One genomic region from Cydia strobilella chromosome 27, ilCydStro3.1, whole genome shotgun sequence encodes:
- the LOC134753564 gene encoding zinc transporter ZIP9-A, whose amino-acid sequence MDGTWVLILLALVMLVGSYVAGSIPLNVTMSEDKLKKVTVFGAGLLVGTALAVIIPEGVRSLFSEHSAPTVVTKDFTAQPPMHDDKDLHSVIGITLVLGFVFMLLVDQMSSRYNETGNPQERNMTATVGLVVHAAADGVALGAAATTSHRDVEIIVFLAIMLHKAPAAFGLVTFLLHAGLDRNRIRKHLLIFSCAAPLLAMLTYFGIGNESKQTLSDFNATGIAMLFSAGTFLYVATVHVLPELTHSSHTHALLGEAPKGFGGLQFCEVLILTVGALLPALLTMGHEH is encoded by the exons ATGGATGGGACCTGGGTGCTTATCTTGCTAGCTCTGGTGATGCTGGTGGGCTCCTACGTAGCTGGGAGTATACCACTAAATGTGACTATGTCTGAG GACAAACTCAAAAAAGTGACAGTGTTTGGAGCAGGCCTCCTCGTAGGCACAGCACTAGCGGTTATTATCCCTGAGGGTGTCCGCTCCCTGTTCAGCGAACACTCAGCACCGACAGTTGTTACTAAGGACTTTACAGCACAGCCTCCAATGCATGATGATAAGGATTTGCACAGTGTTATTGGGATTACTTTGGTTCTTG GATTCGTGTTTATGCTGCTAGTCGACCAGATGTCCTCGCGATACAATGAGACTGGCAATCCTCAGGAGAGGAACATGACTGCCACCGTGGGTCTTGTGGTGCATGCTGCCG CTGACGGCGTTGCCCTAGGCGCTGCAGCGACCACGTCCCACAGAGATGTGGAAATTATCGTATTCTTAGCCATCATGCTGCATAAAGCACCTGCTGCTTTTGGACTCGTCACATTCCTTCTCCACGCTGGCTTGGACAG AAACCGTATCCGCAAGCATCTGCTGATCTTCTcatgcgccgcgccgctgctcgCCATGCTAACGTATTTCGGCATCGGGAATGAAAGCAAGCAGACACTCAGCGATTTCAACGCTACTG GTATAGCGATGTTATTCTCAGCGGGCACCTTCCTCTACGTGGCCACGGTACACGTTTTGCCCGAGCTCACCCACTCCTCCCACACACACGCCTTACTAGGGGAGGCGCCTAAGGGCTTCGGGGGTTTGCAGTTCTGCGAGGTACTCATATTGACCGTCGGCGCGTTGTTGCCAGCTCTACTCACTATGGGACATGAACATTAG